One Halioglobus japonicus DNA segment encodes these proteins:
- a CDS encoding LysR family transcriptional regulator, protein MDNQNLRAFLLVAETGSFSVAADRLHLTQPAVSKRVAILEDELGAALFDRIGRNVTLTEAGLALLPHAKAVEQELAAAVQSVRDLSGETRGELKLATSHHIGLHRLPPVLSAFSTAFSQVHIDIDFMDSEQAYELIHQGKVELAVVTLAPQGQSNVVSIPVWEDPLDFMIAKDHSLVAGKQAPTLTEMSQYPAILPGLNTYTGQIIKSLFDRHQLELKVSMATNYLETIRMLASVGLGWTILPRSMGDASLTQLTVREVEIQRTLGLVYHRGRSLSRAARAFIEAVQAHGDPDLTSPRPASL, encoded by the coding sequence ATGGACAATCAGAACCTACGCGCATTCCTGCTTGTGGCGGAGACCGGCTCGTTCTCCGTGGCAGCAGACCGGCTTCACCTCACCCAGCCCGCTGTGAGCAAACGCGTAGCCATCCTCGAGGACGAACTGGGCGCCGCCCTGTTCGATCGCATCGGCCGCAACGTCACCCTTACCGAAGCAGGGCTGGCGTTGCTGCCCCATGCCAAAGCCGTAGAACAGGAACTGGCAGCGGCCGTGCAATCCGTGCGCGATTTGTCGGGTGAAACGCGCGGGGAACTGAAGCTTGCCACCAGCCATCATATCGGCCTGCACCGACTACCGCCGGTGCTGTCGGCGTTCTCGACCGCGTTTTCGCAAGTCCACATCGATATCGACTTTATGGACTCGGAGCAGGCTTACGAACTTATCCATCAGGGCAAGGTGGAACTGGCCGTGGTCACGCTCGCGCCGCAGGGCCAGAGCAATGTCGTATCCATTCCCGTGTGGGAGGATCCGCTGGATTTCATGATCGCCAAAGACCACTCGCTGGTTGCCGGAAAGCAGGCGCCGACGCTGACCGAGATGAGCCAGTACCCCGCGATTCTTCCGGGGCTCAACACCTACACCGGACAAATCATTAAATCGCTATTTGATCGGCATCAGTTGGAATTGAAGGTGTCCATGGCTACCAATTATCTGGAGACGATTCGCATGCTGGCCTCGGTGGGGCTGGGCTGGACGATTCTGCCGCGCAGCATGGGTGACGCCTCCCTGACGCAACTGACGGTCAGGGAAGTCGAAATTCAGCGAACCCTGGGGTTGGTCTATCACCGGGGACGTAGCCTGTCGCGCGCGGCCCGGGCGTTTATCGAGGCCGTGCAGGCCCACGGCGATCCGGACCTGACTAGTCCGCGTCC
- the leuC gene encoding 3-isopropylmalate dehydratase large subunit, producing the protein MAGKTLYDKLWQNHLVEQREDGSALIYIDRQLIHEVTSPQAFEGLRLAGREPWRRDANLAVPDHNVPTEQRERAGGVAAIEDPVSRLQVATLDDNCDDFDIVKIDINDVRQGIVHVVGPEQGATLPGMTVVCGDSHTSTHGALGALAHGIGTSEVEHALATQTLVQVKMKNMLVSVDGTLQPGVSAKDVALAIIGKIGTAGGTGYAIEFGGQVVRDMSMEGRMTLCNMSIEAGARMGMVAVDDTTLEYVKGRPYAPEGDMWDLAVAAWGDLHSDEGAVFDAVVELRGEDIKPQVTWGNSPEMVVPVDGVVPNPAEADDATQRAAIERALEYMGLEAGQAITDIKPDRVFIGSCTNSRIEDLRAAADVVKGRQKADSVKQVLIVPGSGEVKKQAEAEGLDKIFLEAGMEWREPGCSMCLAMNADKLGAGEHCASTSNRNFEGRQGFGGRTHLVSPAMAAAAAVAGHFIDVRDL; encoded by the coding sequence ATGGCAGGCAAGACGCTCTACGACAAGTTATGGCAGAACCACCTGGTTGAGCAGCGCGAAGACGGCAGCGCGCTGATTTATATCGACCGCCAGTTGATCCACGAAGTGACATCGCCGCAGGCGTTTGAAGGCCTGCGCCTGGCGGGCCGTGAGCCCTGGCGCCGCGATGCCAACCTCGCAGTGCCCGATCACAACGTACCGACCGAGCAGCGCGAGCGCGCCGGCGGTGTGGCGGCGATTGAAGATCCGGTATCCCGGTTGCAGGTTGCCACGCTGGACGACAACTGTGACGACTTCGATATTGTCAAAATCGACATTAACGATGTGCGTCAGGGCATTGTCCATGTGGTCGGGCCGGAGCAGGGGGCAACGCTGCCAGGTATGACCGTGGTCTGCGGCGACTCACACACCTCCACCCACGGTGCGCTGGGCGCACTGGCCCACGGTATTGGCACCTCCGAGGTTGAGCACGCGCTGGCAACCCAGACCCTGGTGCAGGTGAAAATGAAAAACATGCTGGTCAGTGTTGACGGCACATTACAGCCGGGTGTGTCCGCAAAAGATGTTGCGCTGGCCATCATCGGTAAAATCGGCACCGCTGGCGGCACTGGTTATGCAATTGAGTTTGGTGGCCAGGTAGTGCGTGACATGAGCATGGAAGGTCGCATGACCCTGTGCAATATGTCGATTGAGGCCGGAGCCCGGATGGGCATGGTGGCTGTGGACGACACTACCCTGGAATACGTAAAAGGGCGCCCCTACGCGCCCGAAGGTGATATGTGGGACCTCGCCGTAGCTGCCTGGGGTGACCTGCACAGCGACGAGGGCGCGGTCTTTGACGCTGTTGTTGAGCTGCGGGGTGAAGATATCAAGCCGCAGGTGACCTGGGGCAACTCGCCAGAAATGGTAGTGCCAGTCGATGGTGTGGTACCCAATCCTGCCGAGGCGGATGACGCGACGCAGCGTGCGGCCATTGAGCGCGCCCTGGAATACATGGGGCTGGAAGCGGGCCAGGCCATCACCGATATCAAGCCCGACCGTGTATTTATTGGTTCATGCACCAATTCCCGGATTGAAGATCTGCGCGCTGCCGCTGACGTCGTCAAGGGACGCCAGAAAGCAGATAGCGTCAAGCAGGTGCTGATTGTGCCTGGCTCGGGCGAAGTGAAGAAGCAGGCTGAAGCTGAAGGCCTGGACAAGATCTTCCTCGAGGCCGGTATGGAGTGGCGCGAGCCAGGTTGCTCCATGTGCCTGGCGATGAATGCCGACAAGTTGGGGGCGGGCGAGCACTGTGCTTCTACGTCCAATCGAAATTTTGAAGGTCGCCAGGGCTTTGGTGGTCGCACCCACCTGGTGAGTCCGGCCATGGCTGCTGCTGCAGCGGTTGCCGGCCATTTCATCGACGTGCGCGATCTGTAA
- the leuD gene encoding 3-isopropylmalate dehydratase small subunit: protein MKAFTVVTGLAAPMDRANVDTDLIIPKQFLKSIKRSGFGKNLFDELRYLDEGKPDEDCSHRPVNAEFPLNLPRYQGASVLLARENFGCGSSREHAPWALEDYGFRCIIAPSFADIFYNNCFKNGVLPVRLDEDIVARLFDEMYAQEGYELTIDLEQQQVVTPGGERFGFEVDEFRRHCLLNGLDDIGLTLESADAIRAYEERTRKSSPWLFDVIK, encoded by the coding sequence ATGAAAGCATTTACTGTGGTAACCGGCCTGGCGGCTCCGATGGATCGCGCCAATGTCGATACCGACCTGATTATTCCCAAGCAGTTTCTCAAGTCGATCAAGCGCTCGGGGTTTGGCAAGAATCTGTTCGATGAGCTGCGCTATCTGGATGAAGGCAAGCCCGATGAGGACTGTTCGCACCGGCCGGTCAACGCCGAGTTCCCTCTGAACTTGCCCCGCTATCAGGGCGCTTCAGTGCTGCTGGCGCGGGAAAATTTCGGCTGTGGCTCCAGTCGTGAGCACGCCCCATGGGCGCTGGAAGATTATGGCTTCCGCTGCATTATTGCGCCGAGCTTTGCCGACATTTTCTACAACAACTGCTTCAAGAACGGCGTGTTGCCTGTGCGGCTTGACGAAGACATTGTGGCGCGCCTGTTTGATGAAATGTATGCCCAGGAGGGCTATGAGCTCACCATCGATCTCGAACAGCAGCAGGTGGTGACACCCGGTGGGGAGCGCTTTGGGTTTGAGGTGGATGAGTTCCGCCGCCACTGCCTGCTCAATGGGCTCGACGATATTGGTCTGACGCTGGAGAGTGCGGATGCGATTCGCGCCTACGAAGAGCGCACGCGCAAATCCTCTCCATGGTTGTTTGACGTTATCAAGTAA
- the leuB gene encoding 3-isopropylmalate dehydrogenase: protein MSKKVLVLPGDYIGPEIMAEAVKVLNTVDARFGLGLELEYGLLGGAAIDETGVPLPDATLERAREVDAILLGAVGGPKWDNVERHLRPERGLLGIRSQLGLFANLRPAILYPQLADASSLKPEIVSGLDILIVRELTGGIYFGEPRGIRELENGEREGYNTYKYSESEIRRIGRQAFEAARKRGKKLCSVDKANVLEATVLWREIMDELAPEYPDVELSHMYVDNAAMQLVMRPKQFDVVVTGNMFGDILSDTAAMLTGSIGMLPSASLDKDGRGMYEPCHGSAPDIAGEGKANPLATILSAAMMLRYTLGSAEAADAIEAAVSKVLDAGLRTPDIHSEGTHLVGTVEMGEAVVTALASE from the coding sequence ATGAGTAAAAAAGTACTGGTACTTCCTGGCGACTATATTGGGCCGGAAATCATGGCTGAGGCCGTGAAGGTCCTGAATACTGTTGACGCGCGTTTCGGCCTGGGGCTGGAGCTTGAGTACGGTTTGCTGGGTGGTGCTGCGATCGATGAAACCGGTGTGCCGCTTCCCGATGCCACGCTGGAGCGGGCCCGGGAAGTCGACGCTATTTTGTTGGGCGCCGTGGGCGGGCCCAAGTGGGACAATGTAGAGCGCCACCTGCGGCCCGAGCGCGGCCTGCTGGGAATTCGCTCGCAGTTGGGCCTGTTTGCCAACCTGCGTCCCGCCATCCTGTATCCACAGCTGGCGGATGCCTCCAGTCTCAAACCGGAGATTGTGTCTGGTCTCGACATTCTTATCGTGCGCGAGCTCACCGGTGGCATCTACTTCGGTGAGCCCCGCGGTATTCGCGAACTCGAGAATGGTGAGCGCGAGGGCTATAACACCTACAAGTACAGCGAATCTGAGATTCGTCGCATTGGCCGCCAGGCCTTCGAGGCGGCGCGCAAACGCGGTAAGAAGCTGTGCAGCGTCGACAAGGCGAATGTACTCGAGGCGACAGTGCTGTGGCGTGAAATCATGGACGAGCTGGCGCCGGAGTACCCCGACGTAGAACTCTCCCATATGTATGTCGACAATGCGGCGATGCAGTTGGTGATGCGACCCAAGCAGTTTGACGTGGTGGTTACCGGCAACATGTTCGGCGACATCCTGTCTGACACCGCCGCCATGCTCACCGGCTCGATTGGTATGTTGCCGTCTGCCTCCCTCGATAAAGATGGGCGGGGCATGTACGAGCCCTGTCACGGCTCGGCGCCTGATATTGCAGGGGAGGGCAAGGCCAACCCGCTGGCGACGATTCTCTCCGCTGCCATGATGCTGCGTTACACACTTGGTAGTGCCGAGGCAGCTGATGCGATTGAAGCGGCGGTCAGCAAGGTCCTCGACGCCGGCCTGCGCACCCCGGATATTCATTCCGAGGGGACGCATTTGGTGGGAACGGTAGAAATGGGCGAGGCTGTAGTCACAGCGCTCGCCAGCGAATAG
- a CDS encoding aspartate-semialdehyde dehydrogenase: protein MADQYDVAVVGATGAVGEAMIEILEQRDFPVRNLYPLASSRSAGKTIMFKGSPVTVTDLAEFDFSQAQIGLFSAGGSISEKYAPIAAAAGCVVVDNTSHFRRDDDIPLIVPEVNIEALAGYTTRNIIANPNCSTIQMLVALKPIYDAVGIERINVCTYQAVSGTGKEAIEELASQTARLLNGQEAECEVYPKQIAFNVLPHIDTFQDNGYTREEMKMVWETQKIFGDHSIQVNPTCVRVPVFFGHSEAVHIETVDEISAAQARELLENAPGVQVMDERADGGYPTAVGDSAGTDPVFVGRIREDISHPRGLNLWVVADNVRKGAALNSVQIAEALITTYLD, encoded by the coding sequence ATGGCAGATCAATATGATGTAGCAGTGGTCGGCGCCACCGGAGCGGTGGGCGAGGCCATGATCGAAATTTTGGAGCAGCGCGACTTTCCGGTCCGCAATCTCTATCCGCTGGCGAGCAGCCGTTCCGCCGGCAAGACCATTATGTTCAAGGGCAGCCCGGTGACCGTTACCGATCTGGCCGAGTTCGATTTCAGCCAGGCCCAGATCGGTCTGTTCTCTGCCGGCGGCAGTATTTCCGAGAAGTACGCGCCCATCGCGGCGGCCGCTGGCTGTGTGGTCGTCGACAATACCTCGCATTTTCGACGCGACGACGATATTCCGCTGATTGTTCCAGAGGTGAATATTGAGGCGCTGGCGGGCTACACCACCCGCAATATCATCGCCAACCCCAATTGCTCGACCATCCAGATGCTGGTGGCCCTCAAGCCCATTTACGATGCGGTGGGTATCGAGCGGATTAACGTATGCACCTACCAGGCGGTGTCGGGCACTGGCAAGGAAGCGATTGAGGAACTGGCGTCACAGACAGCCCGCTTGCTCAATGGCCAAGAGGCTGAGTGTGAGGTCTATCCCAAGCAGATCGCTTTCAATGTGCTGCCTCATATCGATACTTTCCAGGACAACGGCTACACCCGCGAAGAAATGAAAATGGTCTGGGAAACCCAGAAGATTTTCGGCGACCACAGCATTCAGGTGAATCCCACCTGTGTGCGTGTGCCGGTCTTCTTTGGTCACTCAGAGGCCGTTCATATTGAGACGGTCGATGAAATCAGCGCAGCACAGGCGCGCGAGCTGCTCGAAAATGCGCCTGGTGTCCAGGTGATGGACGAGCGTGCCGACGGGGGTTATCCCACGGCGGTGGGGGACAGCGCCGGCACCGATCCAGTGTTCGTGGGGCGCATTCGGGAGGATATTTCCCATCCCCGCGGCCTGAACCTCTGGGTGGTGGCTGATAATGTGCGCAAAGGCGCAGCGCTCAATAGCGTGCAAATTGCCGAGGCGCTGATTACAACCTACCTTGATTAA
- a CDS encoding FimV family protein produces MARRIGAVVFSLGCLHASFSYAVGLGDLTLESFLNEPLKAQVEVLNTDGLNEDQIRIRLATREDFDRMGVERAYFLTGIEFDVRFNARGEAVILLSSEDPVLEPYLDFIVEARWPTGRLLREYTVLVDPPLFDASSQVVSASARVEEEEGIPAPDSPEKKTQDPAATSGTRVDVKKKSQLAPGDMPQRDFNAEAAGSPLSGSRYMISRDDTLWEIASAAKPSGTTIHQTMLDIQRLNPNAFIDGNINRIKAGYIIYLPTEDDISSQDLSTALAEVKQQNEDWEAGRASAPISSGPSLRISADPVEESSATADQSYSPSSSAATDAQVAADMDRAELEGEVEDLEQQVDTLERIVSLKDDQIAALQQALTEAGVDAEDSVDALASDDGLAMEDGMDMADADDSGVVDAGFDDTGSDDVTAVDAASDADDAVSVDDTAADAVEPAVAAEPVAAAPKPEKTIPKSKPAPKPKKEESGLLSYLLYGLGALILAGLAFFFVRRRKADEEPTVTVSAESDKAFAAVELKEQPVEAPVVEEPVAEPAPVADEAAAEDGTRGYGERKHDGYASDVDAGDALAEADIYIAYGRYPQAIDLLKTAITSEPANAAYRLKLVELLLQTGDRPAAEAQIAELESMGDAGSAEQARAMLSGTSDDMSEPPAGLAEEVESGEDDFAGLEIEDSLDIDDLDLTSDFDDDVIGDDEDDEDLVIAAEANTMSTKLDLARAYMDMGDEDGARQILEEVVAEGSDEQKTEASGLLERLG; encoded by the coding sequence ATGGCTCGTAGGATTGGTGCTGTCGTTTTCTCTCTTGGGTGTCTGCATGCGAGCTTTTCGTATGCGGTGGGTCTTGGTGACCTGACGCTCGAGTCATTTCTCAATGAGCCGCTCAAGGCCCAGGTAGAAGTTCTCAACACGGACGGCCTCAATGAGGACCAGATCCGCATCCGGCTCGCAACGCGCGAAGACTTTGATCGCATGGGTGTTGAGCGGGCCTACTTCCTGACCGGTATCGAGTTCGACGTGCGGTTCAATGCGCGCGGCGAGGCTGTCATTTTGCTCAGCTCCGAGGACCCGGTGCTCGAACCCTATCTCGATTTCATTGTAGAAGCGCGCTGGCCTACTGGCCGTTTGCTGCGTGAATACACGGTTCTGGTTGATCCGCCCTTGTTTGACGCCTCCAGCCAAGTGGTATCTGCCTCTGCGCGTGTTGAGGAAGAAGAGGGCATCCCCGCCCCGGATTCGCCCGAAAAAAAAACACAAGACCCGGCCGCCACTAGCGGAACCCGGGTAGATGTAAAGAAAAAGTCCCAGCTCGCGCCGGGTGACATGCCCCAGCGCGATTTCAATGCCGAGGCCGCCGGTTCGCCGCTGAGTGGCTCGCGCTACATGATTTCCAGGGACGATACGCTCTGGGAAATCGCCTCCGCAGCCAAGCCCAGCGGTACGACCATCCATCAGACTATGCTGGACATTCAGCGTCTGAACCCCAACGCCTTTATCGACGGTAATATCAACCGCATCAAGGCCGGATACATTATCTATCTGCCCACCGAAGACGATATCAGCTCGCAGGATCTCTCCACGGCGCTGGCTGAGGTCAAGCAGCAGAATGAGGACTGGGAGGCTGGCCGCGCCAGCGCACCGATCAGCTCCGGACCCAGCCTGCGGATATCCGCTGACCCTGTAGAAGAGTCGTCGGCCACGGCTGACCAGAGCTATTCCCCTTCCTCTTCTGCGGCAACTGATGCGCAAGTGGCCGCCGATATGGATCGCGCTGAACTCGAAGGTGAAGTTGAAGACCTCGAACAGCAGGTCGATACACTGGAGCGTATCGTCAGCCTTAAAGACGACCAGATCGCTGCCTTGCAACAGGCACTGACCGAGGCCGGCGTTGATGCCGAGGATAGCGTCGATGCCCTGGCGTCAGACGATGGCCTTGCTATGGAAGACGGCATGGACATGGCCGACGCCGATGACAGCGGCGTTGTCGATGCCGGGTTTGATGATACCGGCTCTGACGATGTCACGGCGGTTGATGCTGCCTCTGATGCCGATGACGCGGTTTCAGTTGATGACACTGCAGCTGATGCGGTAGAGCCCGCGGTTGCGGCCGAGCCTGTGGCTGCAGCACCCAAGCCCGAAAAAACTATTCCAAAATCCAAGCCTGCTCCCAAGCCCAAGAAAGAAGAGAGCGGCCTGCTGAGCTACCTGTTGTATGGTCTGGGCGCGCTGATTCTGGCCGGACTGGCATTCTTCTTCGTGCGTCGTCGCAAGGCGGATGAAGAGCCCACGGTTACTGTGTCTGCAGAGTCTGACAAGGCTTTTGCGGCTGTTGAGCTCAAGGAGCAGCCCGTCGAAGCCCCCGTTGTCGAGGAGCCTGTCGCTGAGCCGGCGCCGGTCGCCGACGAGGCCGCCGCGGAAGACGGCACTCGCGGCTATGGCGAACGTAAACACGACGGTTACGCCTCCGACGTGGATGCAGGTGACGCCCTCGCCGAAGCTGACATTTATATCGCTTACGGTCGCTACCCCCAGGCCATTGATCTGCTCAAGACCGCCATTACCAGTGAGCCTGCCAATGCGGCCTACCGCCTGAAGCTGGTCGAGCTTCTGCTGCAGACCGGCGATCGTCCCGCTGCCGAAGCCCAGATCGCGGAGCTGGAGAGCATGGGTGATGCGGGCAGTGCAGAGCAGGCGCGCGCCATGCTGTCTGGTACCAGTGACGACATGTCTGAGCCGCCTGCTGGCCTCGCCGAAGAAGTGGAGTCGGGCGAAGACGACTTTGCAGGCCTCGAAATCGAAGACAGTCTGGATATCGACGATCTCGATCTGACCTCCGACTTTGACGACGACGTGATCGGCGATGACGAAGACGACGAAGACCTGGTAATCGCCGCTGAGGCAAATACCATGTCCACCAAGCTCGACCTCGCCCGTGCCTACATGGATATGGGCGACGAGGACGGCGCTCGCCAGATTCTCGAAGAGGTGGTTGCCGAAGGCAGCGACGAACAGAAGACCGAAGCCAGCGGGCTGCTGGAGCGCCTTGGCTGA
- the truA gene encoding tRNA pseudouridine(38-40) synthase TruA translates to MADPFPGLSAETLPAGTRIACRVEYNGANYNGWQTQPHLDVTTVQQELERGLTSVAGEPVRVHCAGRTDTGVHGHCQIVHFDAPVPRPPKSWVLGANASMARDVRVHWALPVEKEFHARFSATARRYRYVIANALVRPAMLGGQVTWQRRPLDEAIMHSEAQALLGERDFSTFRAAACQSTTPMRNMMDISVSRRGQLVVIDLQANAFLHHMVRNIAGSLMAVGSGRQSAGWIAELMEGRDRTVAADTAPPDGLYLVDVTYPGHFGLPQTPYGPLILGA, encoded by the coding sequence TTGGCTGATCCATTCCCCGGCCTGTCGGCAGAGACCCTGCCGGCAGGCACTCGTATAGCCTGTCGGGTCGAATATAACGGCGCGAACTACAACGGCTGGCAAACACAACCCCATCTTGATGTCACCACGGTTCAGCAGGAGCTGGAACGCGGCCTGACCAGTGTTGCGGGCGAGCCCGTGCGCGTGCACTGTGCCGGCCGCACGGATACGGGCGTGCACGGGCATTGTCAGATCGTCCATTTTGATGCTCCTGTACCGCGCCCGCCCAAGTCCTGGGTGTTGGGGGCCAATGCCTCGATGGCGCGGGATGTCCGGGTGCACTGGGCGTTGCCGGTAGAGAAGGAGTTTCACGCGCGTTTCTCGGCGACGGCACGACGCTATCGCTACGTGATTGCCAATGCTCTGGTCCGGCCCGCCATGCTCGGCGGGCAGGTCACCTGGCAGCGTCGGCCGTTGGATGAGGCCATTATGCACAGCGAGGCCCAGGCATTGCTCGGCGAGCGTGATTTCTCGACATTTCGGGCCGCAGCGTGTCAGTCCACCACGCCGATGCGGAATATGATGGACATCAGTGTGTCGCGCCGCGGGCAGCTGGTGGTCATCGACCTCCAGGCGAATGCATTTCTCCACCACATGGTGCGCAATATCGCCGGTTCACTGATGGCCGTGGGCAGCGGGAGGCAGTCAGCCGGTTGGATCGCCGAGCTGATGGAGGGGCGGGATCGCACCGTGGCAGCTGACACTGCGCCGCCCGATGGTCTGTATCTGGTAGATGTGACATATCCTGGACACTTCGGTCTGCCTCAAACGCCCTATGGTCCGTTAATCCTAGGCGCGTAG
- a CDS encoding phosphoribosylanthranilate isomerase yields MSRTRIKICGITRPEDARVAVASGADALGLVFYAESPRGVSLEQAQAVAREVPPFVTLVGLFVNHDAEFVARCAAELPLGLLQFHGDESPAFCRQFERPWIKALRVRPDSDIAAYCDACAGALGILLDAWKDGVPGGTGESFDWDLIGSGLSLPVVLAGGLKPANVGQAITTVRPFAVDVSGGVEAAPGEKDPVKIREFIAAAQAADHIEQT; encoded by the coding sequence TTGTCTCGCACGCGTATCAAAATCTGCGGTATCACTCGGCCGGAGGATGCGCGTGTTGCTGTTGCCAGCGGCGCCGACGCCCTCGGTCTGGTTTTCTATGCTGAGAGCCCCAGGGGAGTGTCCCTTGAGCAGGCGCAAGCGGTGGCGCGCGAGGTTCCGCCTTTCGTCACCCTGGTGGGCCTGTTTGTAAACCACGACGCTGAATTTGTCGCTCGCTGCGCTGCCGAGTTGCCCCTGGGCTTGCTGCAGTTCCACGGTGACGAGTCACCGGCGTTCTGTCGCCAGTTTGAGCGGCCGTGGATAAAAGCTCTGCGTGTGCGCCCCGACTCAGATATTGCAGCCTATTGCGATGCCTGTGCCGGAGCGCTCGGGATATTACTCGACGCGTGGAAAGACGGCGTGCCCGGTGGTACCGGAGAGAGTTTTGACTGGGATCTGATAGGCAGTGGCCTGTCGTTGCCGGTGGTATTGGCAGGCGGTTTAAAGCCCGCCAATGTGGGACAGGCGATCACCACCGTACGTCCTTTTGCGGTCGATGTCAGTGGTGGCGTGGAAGCGGCGCCCGGCGAGAAAGACCCGGTCAAAATTCGTGAATTTATTGCGGCGGCCCAGGCTGCCGATCACATTGAGCAAACCTGA
- the trpB gene encoding tryptophan synthase subunit beta, with product MSSDAVMNDFASVPDGDGRFGVYGGKFVAETLMSALDELEALYEKLKDDDAFIAELDADLAHYVGRPSPLYEASRLSDKVGGARIWLKREDLNHTGAHKVNNTVGQALLAKHMGKKRVIAETGAGQHGVATATIAARLGLECQVFMGEEDVRRQALNVYRMKLLGAEVIPVTSGSRTLKDAMNEAMRDWVTYVDETFYIIGTVAGPHPYPMLVRDFQCVIGREARAQSLEQIGRLPDALVACVGGGSNAIGLFHPFLDDKDVAIYGVEAGGHGVASQQHAAPLTAGTPGVLHGNRTYLMQDADGQIMHTHSVSAGLDYPGVGPEHSWLKDVGRVEYVVADDDEALEAFHALTRVEGIMPALESSHAIAYATKLARELGPDKHIVVNLSGRGDKDIHTVAQIDGIEF from the coding sequence ATGAGTAGTGATGCTGTTATGAATGACTTTGCCTCAGTACCGGACGGCGATGGCCGCTTCGGCGTGTACGGCGGCAAGTTCGTTGCCGAAACCCTGATGTCGGCGCTGGACGAGCTCGAAGCCCTTTACGAAAAGCTGAAAGACGACGATGCGTTTATCGCTGAGCTGGATGCGGACCTCGCCCATTACGTGGGCCGTCCCTCACCGCTTTACGAAGCCAGCCGGCTGTCTGACAAGGTCGGCGGCGCGCGCATCTGGCTGAAGCGAGAAGATCTCAACCATACTGGCGCCCACAAGGTGAACAATACGGTTGGTCAGGCACTGCTGGCCAAACACATGGGCAAAAAGCGTGTTATCGCAGAAACCGGTGCAGGTCAGCACGGTGTTGCGACGGCTACGATTGCAGCGCGCCTCGGGCTGGAATGCCAGGTGTTTATGGGTGAGGAAGATGTTCGTCGCCAGGCCCTGAATGTCTATCGCATGAAGCTATTGGGTGCTGAAGTGATTCCCGTGACCTCTGGCTCGCGCACGCTCAAGGACGCCATGAACGAAGCCATGCGCGACTGGGTGACCTATGTTGACGAAACATTTTATATTATCGGCACCGTGGCCGGTCCCCATCCTTATCCCATGCTGGTGCGTGACTTCCAGTGCGTCATCGGCCGCGAGGCGCGCGCCCAGTCGCTGGAACAGATTGGCCGCTTGCCCGATGCGCTGGTGGCCTGTGTGGGTGGTGGCTCGAATGCAATAGGCCTGTTCCATCCGTTCCTAGATGATAAAGACGTTGCAATATACGGTGTGGAAGCCGGTGGCCACGGTGTGGCCAGCCAGCAACACGCCGCGCCCCTGACCGCCGGCACCCCTGGCGTGCTGCACGGCAACCGCACTTACCTGATGCAGGATGCCGACGGCCAAATCATGCACACGCACTCGGTATCAGCGGGTCTGGATTACCCCGGCGTGGGCCCGGAGCACTCCTGGCTAAAGGATGTCGGTCGGGTTGAATACGTGGTGGCCGATGACGACGAGGCGCTGGAGGCGTTCCATGCGCTGACGCGTGTGGAAGGTATTATGCCGGCACTGGAAAGCAGTCACGCCATTGCCTATGCCACCAAGCTGGCTCGCGAGCTGGGGCCGGATAAACATATTGTGGTTAACCTGTCCGGTCGTGGTGACAAGGATATTCATACCGTCGCCCAGATCGACGGAATTGAATTTTAA